In Desulfobaculum bizertense DSM 18034, the sequence GGATGGATTCAGGAAAATGTTCTTGATGCTGCTGATTATGGTCTTGGGCGGCATACTCCAGAGGCCGTTGCAGTCTCTGGCAAGGAAGAGGCCCTTGATGTTTTGCGGCAGCTGATTGCTGGTGGCGGCCCGGCAGCCATGCAGGACATGATTATTTTGAATGCAGGTATGGCGCTGTATCTTTTGGAAGACGAAATGAGCCTTGCGCAGGGCATAGACGCTGCTCGTGAAGCCCTGTGTGCTGGCGTTGCAGAGAAGGTGCTCAATGCTGGATAAATTTGTCCGGGCTAAGCAGCCCGAAATAGAACTGCTTGAGACGCTTCAGAAGGAAGGCTGTTTTCCTGCTCCTCTTTCTGGCCCACGGCGGTCGTTTTTGGATTCCCTGCGGCAGCAGGGAGCAGGCGCGGTGATTGCTGAGTACAAGCGGGCCTCTCCCAGTCGGGGCGACATTGCGCCCCATCTGCGGGCTGATGACGTTGCCTGTGCCTACGCCGAGGCCGGAGCTGGTGCTGTATCCATTCTTACTGAGCAGCAGTATTTTCGTGGGAGCATGAGCTTCTTGCAGAAGGCAGAGCGTTGTGGTCTGCCCATGCTGCGAAAGGATTTCATCTTCCACGAACTCCAGGTGCGGCAGACGGCCGCCAGCCCTGCATCAGCGGTCTTACTCATCGCCCGCATGCTCCGGGTGGAACAGCTTGCACATCTGGCCGCCCTGTGTGAGGAGTACGGCCTTACTCCGGTAACCGAGGTTTTTGATGCTGAGGATTTGAGTCGTGCCCGTCGCGCCGGTGCTCATGTGATTCAGGTCAACAACCGTGATCTCGCGACCCTGACAACCTCTCTCGACAACTCCCGTGAGCTGTCTCAGAGCAAGCAGGATGGTGAGTTTTGGATCAGTGCCAGTGGCATTTTTCATGGCTCAGAGATTGACGAGATGGCTGACTGTGGCTTTGACGCCGTGCTTGTTGGAACCTCTCTTATGGAAGGTGGCGATCCCGGTGCAGCGCTTCGCACGCTTTTAGCTGGTCGGAGGGCATAGCTCATGCTCGTCAAAATTTGCGGAATGACCAGTCAGGCCAGTGCAGACCTGTGTCAGCAGGATGGTGTGAAGATGCTTGGGTTTATTTTTCACCCCTCCAGTCCTCGCAACATTGAGCCGCCGCAGGCCCGCAGCATTCAGACCTCAGGAGTATTGCGGGTTGGCGTTTTCGTCCGGCAGAGTGCAGAAGACATTTTGCGCACCATGGACAAAGCACGTCTCGACATTGCCCAGCTTGCCGGGAATTTTGACGAAGAGCTTTGTGCTCGTATTGGTGCAGAGCGGGTCATGCCCGTTTTTCGGCCAGAAGCACATTCTACCCGGCAGTCGCTTGAGCAGGACCTCGCCCGGTATTCAGCTTTGATGCGGTATGCCTTGCTCGACGCAGGCTCAATCGGTGGCGGGCACGGGCGCGCTTTGAATTTTTCCCAGTTGCAAGGACTCATAAGCCCGGTTCCGTGGCTTTTGGCTGGCGGGCTTTCGCCCCAAAATCTGGGGCAGGCTCTCGCAGAAGCTCGACCCGCCGGTCTCGATCTGAATTCCGGTCTCGAAGCTGCCCCCGGCCGCAAGGACCCTACAAAAGTTCATGAGGCTTTGAGCATTATTCGAGCTTTGGATGAATAAGGGAAAGTCGAGGCTGGATGAGTGGGGAAAATTGGGGGCCAGCCCCCAAACCCCCGCGTAAGGGAATGATTCCCTTACGTATCCTCATCGAGTTTGAATTCCCTCCACGCTTCGCGTGAATGAAATTCAAACTTGTTGGGCATAACGTCGAGAGCTTTTTTCTCTTTCCCGTGCGTTCGCCACCATTTTCTTTTTGAACGCTCGCGTTCAAAAAGAAAATAAGTGCGGCAGAAAAAGGCAGAAGAACACGCGTTCGGGAAAACTCCACTAGCTGTATTGAACAGGTTGGGGGAGAGGAGAGCGAAGCTCTCATCCCACCAACCTGTTCAATACAGCGAAAGCGGGATTCCCAAGGGCCTCGTCCTTGGGCGGGGTCAAGGGGCGGCGCCCCTTGCAGGGTTTGGGGCAGCGCCCCAATAAAACACCCACCCACGCGAGACCCCTGTAGCGTATATGTGCATAACTGACAGAGGTCAGAGAAATATTTAGAGGAGACAGAACATGAAAAAGGGATACTTTGGAGATTTTGGTGGTCAGTTTGTACCGGAGCTTCTGATGCCTCCACTTCAGGAGCTGGAAGAGGCGATGAAGCTGATTGTTCGCTCGCGGAATTTTTTGACAGACTACGCCGAGCTGATGCGTGACTTTGTTGGTCGCGAGACGCCGCTGTACCTGTGCCGTAACCTGTCCAAGGAGCTGGGCTTTAACCTGTGGCTAAAGCGTGAGGACCTGAACCACACAGGTGCTCATAAGATCAACAACACAGTTGGGCAGGCGCTTCTGGCAAAACACATGGGCAAAACAACGCTGGTAGCTGAAACCGGTGCTGGCCAGCATGGTGTTGCCACGGCGACAGCTGCGGCCATGCTGGGCATGAAGTGCATTGTGTACATGGGGGCACTTGATGTGCACCGTCAGGCGCATAACGTCCGCC encodes:
- a CDS encoding phosphoribosylanthranilate isomerase — encoded protein: MLVKICGMTSQASADLCQQDGVKMLGFIFHPSSPRNIEPPQARSIQTSGVLRVGVFVRQSAEDILRTMDKARLDIAQLAGNFDEELCARIGAERVMPVFRPEAHSTRQSLEQDLARYSALMRYALLDAGSIGGGHGRALNFSQLQGLISPVPWLLAGGLSPQNLGQALAEARPAGLDLNSGLEAAPGRKDPTKVHEALSIIRALDE
- a CDS encoding indole-3-glycerol phosphate synthase TrpC — translated: MLDKFVRAKQPEIELLETLQKEGCFPAPLSGPRRSFLDSLRQQGAGAVIAEYKRASPSRGDIAPHLRADDVACAYAEAGAGAVSILTEQQYFRGSMSFLQKAERCGLPMLRKDFIFHELQVRQTAASPASAVLLIARMLRVEQLAHLAALCEEYGLTPVTEVFDAEDLSRARRAGAHVIQVNNRDLATLTTSLDNSRELSQSKQDGEFWISASGIFHGSEIDEMADCGFDAVLVGTSLMEGGDPGAALRTLLAGRRA